The nucleotide window GTTTTTGGTGTCTAGAAATTTGAAATCAAAAGAGCCTAGGGCTGAGGTATCTGAGGATATAACGTTGAGTCTAATTTTTGTCACTTCAAATTTGCTTCCTGCCGGAACAATGAAGTCATCCGCGCCTTTACGGACGTTTTTTGTAATGGTCAATCCTGTACCAAAGAAATTAGTATTAACCGCTTGTCTGCATCCATTTTTGAAAACATCTACACGGATCTCATCATATAATGCACTCTTTGTATCAGTAGCGCGAATGACAGCAAACCCTTCGCCTAAGCCAGTAACTTTTCCAGTTGCATCTACACTTGCAATATTAGCACCTTGTGTAACGCTCCAGTTGACATACTGGTCTGCTTCAACAGGTAAGGTCTTTGAGATTAACTGCAATGTTCCTCCGATAGAGTAAATCTCCTTAGGAACGTCATCTAAGGTTGAAACTTTTACAGAAGCCGCCGCCACGGGACTATTCTGATTGGTAATGGTAACATCAATCTCATCAAAAACTGCAAAATTAAGCGCAGATGTTGCCTTGATCTTTACGATAGCGTTAGAAGCAATTGCTGTAACCAAACCAGTTTGGCTAACAGTTGCAAATGTACTTCCTTCCTCAACACTCCAAACTACATCTTGACTTGCATTCGACGGATTCACAACAGAATTTAATTGTAATGTTCCTTTATCAACATTGATTGTAGCAGGAGCATTGTTCTGTGTGCTTACTTCTAGAGTGGTTGGCGCCACAACGGCCAGATTAAGTTTTTTTACACATAATTTCAGCAAAACAGAATCTACATAAGCCAGGTACAGATCACCATTGCTTGTCACAGCCAGTGAATTAAATAAGCCTTGTCCCTGAGATGCATAACCTGTTCCTACCTGACTCCAAGTGTTAGTCGTCTCATCATAGCCCATCACATAATTTCTAAGCGTGTCTGCATTTTCCCAGTTACTTACGGCTACATATAATTTATTGTTTGTGCCAATTGCTATACTTGCATATTTTGTTCTTCCTGGAGAAAAGTTAAGCGGACCTACCTGAGACCAGGCAGTACCATTGAACTTCTTTACATTCAATTTATTGCCACCGGCAGTGCCAGAAGCATAAGCTACGTAAACATTGTTGTTGCTGTCTGTTGCAAGTGAAGAATAATATTCATCGTTGGTAGGTGACGAGGCAAGGTCTGCAACACCGCCAGCTGGCTGCCAGGCATCTGTTGCAGTGGCATTTTGATCGTTCACATATACATGAAGATAACCTGCAGTGTTGAAACTGACATATATTTTACCGTCTGTTGTGGAGACCATGTCAACAAAAGCCGGTAGTCCATTAGCAAAACCTGAATTTCCGACTTGTACCCAAGCTCCATTAACTAATTTTTTTACCGTTCCATTTGCTTCGTTGTTTACAACAAATAATGTGTTGTTTGCGGAAATAGTCGAGGAATTGTAGTTAATGACCGCATTTGTAACATTTGGTAATGATACCCAAGCATTATTTTGAAACACCCTAGCCTGATGCCCTACTTCTGGTGTACCCGCTTGATTTAAAAAATAAGGTACTCCCTGATTGTTTACCGACAGAGAGTTGTATCCGGCAGTGGTAGTTGTCATCCCTTGATTTCCAACATACGACCAAGAAGTGCCGTTGAATTTCTGTACCGAGCCCTTGAATGCTGCGGCATCGTAGTAGCCTACATATAAATTGTCCTGAAAGTCATTTACCATGGTAAGACGTCCGGCATTTCCGGCAGAGATGCCGGCTGAACTTCCGACTGATTCCCATACTTGAGCTCTTGTACTATTAAAAAGTAGTAAGCAGAGCAACGAAGAAAAAAATAATAATGATTTTTTCATAAAAAAGGTTGCATTATAAAATTGTGAATAGAATTGGCCTTATTGCCATCACAAATATATATTACAGAGTTACAAATTATGTAATTTGCAAGTCCTCTATTGCTTCCTTTAGAAATAAAACAAAGTACTCATTAGATACCTCATCTTGATAATCAATAGTTTACATTTTCATTCAATGCCACTAAACCAGACATAGATGTCTGTATTTGGCGGAATGTTTAATTTTTTTCTGATGCGATATTTTTTGTTTTGAACTGTTTTTGTTTCGATGAAGGTTGTTTTAGCAATTTCTTTGGTAGATAGATTCAGCTTGAGAAGTGCGCAAAACTCAATTTCTGATTTGTGAAGGTCAGGATTGATTTTTAGCAGTGTTTCAGAAAAATTTGGAAAAATCTGGTCAAATGTAAACATGAATGCAGGATCGTTCTTTTCTGCCATTTCCTTTAGGATCAAATATGATTCCTGAGGAGTCTGTGACAGATTATTTTTAGGCTTGCGAATGAAAAAAATAATGAGTACCAATAATAATATCACAACGCAAATTGATCCGTAGATTAATATGGGAGAGATACGATCTTTCTTATGATCTTCAACGATAACTTTTTGCAAAGAATTGTACTTGCTTTGCAACATTGAGTTTTCTAACTGTTTTAATTTGTTATCATAGATTATTGTGCTGTCTTTTCTACCAATTTTTTTATAAAGTTCTATCAATGACTGATATACTATTTTTTGGTTGAGTTCAAGTCCTGTTTCTTTACTAACTTGTAAAGCTTTATGGTAATTCGTGATCGCCTCCTTGATATTTGAGTTTTGCTTATAAGCTTGTCCCAGCAGATAGTAGTTCATCATCATGATGCCATCATCTTTTTTCCCTTTAGGTTTTAGTTCTATAGATTTTAGAGCGAAATATCTGGCAGAATCTAAATTGTAGTTTTCATATAAACCTGCTATATTGGAATAGTTGACATACTGAAACTTATCTTCCTCAAATTTATTTTTCAGTTCATCAGAACTTTTGATGATCTCGCGCAATTTCTGAATCGCCTTTTTGGGTTGTCCCATATCAGAATAGATATTGGCATAGCTGTTTAAGACATTGGTCTTAGCTAGAAATATTCTTTTTTGTCCGCTATTATCATTTTTAAGAATTTTATAGGCCTCATCCAAATAAGAGATAGCGCGATCGCTAAATCCATTAATAGAATAAGATTCAGCGAGATAAATATTGGACATACCTTGGAAATATACATCTTCATATTCCAGCGCTTTACTTTCCAATTCTTCAGCTGATACAATCAATTTGTCAATTTGATTCTTGATGTAGAAATATCGGCATTTTCTATCTAAAAGTGTCAGTTCACCGGCATGATTCTTTTGCTTAGCTACACGTTTCAACAAAGCATCAATGTTTCTAAAGGCTTTATCAGCATTGGAACTGAATAATTGTCCGTTATCCTGCAGGTCTCTCTTTAATTCTGCATCTGGATTTTGACCAAAAACTGATGTAGTTAATGATAGAAAAACCAGTAAATATAGGGTTCGATAAGATTGTTTAAAAAGCATTCTCATTCTTCAAATTTATGTAAGAATATTTAACTTTTAAATATTATTACATAAATTATTTTCACAAACTAATCGAATTGTTGGAGGTTCAAATAGATTTAACGGATAGATCTATAATGTAAGGGAAAATTTTTCTTAGTAAAATAGATATGGATTTTTAAAACATTGAAACCTTTCGATCAAAAGCTTTAAAGATCATTATCTATATTTAAATCTCTAAATTTAATATGCTGGGAAAAGGTCAAAATTTAAAAGATCTTTTGATCTTCTCGTTGTCAGTTATAAAAATGCTTTTCGCTTAAATGAAATTGAGGAGGAAGAAATCAGACGCCTTTTCAAAAAGAGACTTGTGAAGATTGATTTTATAAAAAATTACACCTAAAGTTGACGGACAAAGATATTTTGCCGCAAGTAATCTTCATATTTTGATTTTCAATAAATTTATACTGGGAATCTCAAATTGATGTAGTCATAGAAAGGCGAAGAATAATTAATGAAGAATGAATGTTATAATAGATTTTATTAGACGTTTAAAATATTATTTTGGCTTAGTGTGGAATAACAAATAAAAAATGGCTCCATCTAGATTAAGATGGAGCCATTTGGATGTTTGTGAACATGACAGGACTATATTCAAACCAATTCATAAATGACATTGATAGTATTCTGCAGGTATTAACGCTCTGACTTATAAAATGAAATCAGAAAATCGTCTATGTAATATACACTACTTTAGTCTGGTAAATTTAAAAAAAAAATCAATCAATGATATGGTAGATTGGATACTGAAGTAGCTTAGACCATGCCGCCGATACGTTTCCATAAAACCTTCTTCATAATATTTATTAGAAAATGTATGTAGTATTCATATTGTTTCAGGATTTGAAATTATCAAATTCTGTTTAATGTAGGAAATCCTTTTAAAATTAGAATACTATCTTCTCCCATAAAAATTTGATTAAAATTAAATTAGCTAATATTTATTTTTACTTTTGTGAAAAAACAAGGTAAATATAACAATGAAGCTTTATTCAATTATTTTAATAGTATTATGCTTTCAGATTTCTAAATCTCAAAGCATAAACATTACAGAACTAACAAAAAAAATTTATAATTATAACAATAACCTTCAATATAAAAAATCTCAGGATACGCTCATAAATCTGTTGGAAAATGATGACCTTCCAGCAAGTGAGCAGATAGAAATCAATATTTTGCTTTCCCTAACTTATAAAAGGCTGCAGGATTACACATCGGTGATTTACTATCTTACCAATGCCAAAAAAATTGCACTAGAGCAAAATTCAATACGTGCAAACGCTAAAATTGATGCGCAGTTTGCGTTTGCCTATTTTGATATTCAGAATTACAATAAGGCAGATGAGCTGATGCAGGAAATTTCTACAAATAATTATCGATTTCTGGATAATGATGATACATCCAAAATTCTTATGCAGCAGGGGTTTGTAAAATTTCTTAAAAGACAATATAAAGCCGCGGAAGATTTTTATTACAAGGCTTCTTCATTGATGCAGAAAAGTAATCATTGCGATCTTCCTATTGTTTATGGAAAACAGATTCAGCTTTATTTTACTGAAAATAATTCTAAAAAGACAGATTATTACTATAAGCTTGGTGTGGAAAAAGCAAGGCAATGCCATATCCTCAAATATGAAATCTATCTTGCAGAAGTAATGATGAATCTTTACAAGGAAAAGAAAGATGTTGAAAAAACTTTTATATTCACACGTAAATTTGATTCTTTAAATCGAAAATATAAGCCCGTAGAAAATCTTCAACAGTTACATATTGAAAGAGAAATTAAAGCCAAAAATTTTGAAGAGAAAGATAAAAGATTCAGATGGCAGATCATTATTTTTTATACCTTGGTTGTTATAATTTTAATTACCATTGCGTTTTTTCTAGTCAGATATGCTTTAAACCTAAAATCCAGAAATAAGGAGCATATGTATAACATAGAGGAAATGAAGCAACTATTGATAGAATACGAGATGGATAAAAAATCCAGTATATCTAGAAAATTACTTTTGAATGTTAAGCAACTTAGCATATTTGAAATGATAAAACAAGGAAAAAGCAATAAGGAAATTGCAAATAATCTCCACGTTTCAGAGAATACAATCAAATATCATATCAAAATTATCTACGAAACATTAAATATCAAAAAAAGAAGCCAATTAAAAGACATTCATTGAGTTTTCCAAAAAATTATATTTGAAAATCAATAAGATATAGATTTTAATATTGTAGTTCGATTAAAAACGGTAGTCTTTATAATTAAGGGAC belongs to Chryseobacterium sp. KACC 21268 and includes:
- a CDS encoding Ig-like domain-containing protein — protein: MKKSLLFFSSLLCLLLFNSTRAQVWESVGSSAGISAGNAGRLTMVNDFQDNLYVGYYDAAAFKGSVQKFNGTSWSYVGNQGMTTTTAGYNSLSVNNQGVPYFLNQAGTPEVGHQARVFQNNAWVSLPNVTNAVINYNSSTISANNTLFVVNNEANGTVKKLVNGAWVQVGNSGFANGLPAFVDMVSTTDGKIYVSFNTAGYLHVYVNDQNATATDAWQPAGGVADLASSPTNDEYYSSLATDSNNNVYVAYASGTAGGNKLNVKKFNGTAWSQVGPLNFSPGRTKYASIAIGTNNKLYVAVSNWENADTLRNYVMGYDETTNTWSQVGTGYASQGQGLFNSLAVTSNGDLYLAYVDSVLLKLCVKKLNLAVVAPTTLEVSTQNNAPATINVDKGTLQLNSVVNPSNASQDVVWSVEEGSTFATVSQTGLVTAIASNAIVKIKATSALNFAVFDEIDVTITNQNSPVAAASVKVSTLDDVPKEIYSIGGTLQLISKTLPVEADQYVNWSVTQGANIASVDATGKVTGLGEGFAVIRATDTKSALYDEIRVDVFKNGCRQAVNTNFFGTGLTITKNVRKGADDFIVPAGSKFEVTKIRLNVISSDTSALGSFDFKFLDTKNNGQPGKEIASVLNVVPTSQKYLKEYIAGLAHYEVEFYLSQPVSFNEGTYWLSPSATGQDGSSVFWDATVSEELGSDFYQDRLDGNGWIVANDGGFNGAFAIVGNCMPMPLTVGAVQGQNTQILIGQTVQLEAKLNGNITTNVNWSVVEGNNFISVNSNGLVTGLASGIAKVRVTNPVDGSYATSMIYVTDPNACGKEVPSNNKEEGWIGVAAVDIDVPVGTKFTIKSVLPTTVNFATSFSFKFYKDDNGQPGEELLAVGSSIVDDTTGTQWLPLPYWAHKYEVKLNQEVVLEAGKYWMSMESDAIGWEASTSGVIGEPMMLFEDGAWNSSPTGSDFVYELKGTCTASDLATSEITGKDFKFYPNPVKDVLNFDSTKKVESIEIFGMSGQKVKQLKPNMSNGQVSTDKLPTGVYIFKASLEDGTTKSFRVIKK
- a CDS encoding LuxR C-terminal-related transcriptional regulator, with amino-acid sequence MLFKQSYRTLYLLVFLSLTTSVFGQNPDAELKRDLQDNGQLFSSNADKAFRNIDALLKRVAKQKNHAGELTLLDRKCRYFYIKNQIDKLIVSAEELESKALEYEDVYFQGMSNIYLAESYSINGFSDRAISYLDEAYKILKNDNSGQKRIFLAKTNVLNSYANIYSDMGQPKKAIQKLREIIKSSDELKNKFEEDKFQYVNYSNIAGLYENYNLDSARYFALKSIELKPKGKKDDGIMMMNYYLLGQAYKQNSNIKEAITNYHKALQVSKETGLELNQKIVYQSLIELYKKIGRKDSTIIYDNKLKQLENSMLQSKYNSLQKVIVEDHKKDRISPILIYGSICVVILLLVLIIFFIRKPKNNLSQTPQESYLILKEMAEKNDPAFMFTFDQIFPNFSETLLKINPDLHKSEIEFCALLKLNLSTKEIAKTTFIETKTVQNKKYRIRKKLNIPPNTDIYVWFSGIE
- a CDS encoding helix-turn-helix transcriptional regulator encodes the protein MKLYSIILIVLCFQISKSQSINITELTKKIYNYNNNLQYKKSQDTLINLLENDDLPASEQIEINILLSLTYKRLQDYTSVIYYLTNAKKIALEQNSIRANAKIDAQFAFAYFDIQNYNKADELMQEISTNNYRFLDNDDTSKILMQQGFVKFLKRQYKAAEDFYYKASSLMQKSNHCDLPIVYGKQIQLYFTENNSKKTDYYYKLGVEKARQCHILKYEIYLAEVMMNLYKEKKDVEKTFIFTRKFDSLNRKYKPVENLQQLHIEREIKAKNFEEKDKRFRWQIIIFYTLVVIILITIAFFLVRYALNLKSRNKEHMYNIEEMKQLLIEYEMDKKSSISRKLLLNVKQLSIFEMIKQGKSNKEIANNLHVSENTIKYHIKIIYETLNIKKRSQLKDIH